In Dermacentor silvarum isolate Dsil-2018 unplaced genomic scaffold, BIME_Dsil_1.4 Seq9872, whole genome shotgun sequence, one DNA window encodes the following:
- the LOC119435886 gene encoding uncharacterized protein LOC119435886, with the protein MGAVSVSLIPLQWRSRQAAVYAVNTALQTSTGVMPYEIVYGKLPQLKAVLRLDAPVSVTRPDSRTVACQKIRAAAKEKATQAQEKQKRYYDRRRRPAPAYNIGDEVWVQRGGNCPGKTLLGKFEGPFTITERVGDTWRVGTSDPSFGLDWRKRNNFAVHVSRLKKRLR; encoded by the coding sequence ATGggcgctgtctctgtgtctctcattccgttacaatggcgcagccgacaggCAGCTGTCTATGCGGTCAATACAGCGCTGCAGACCTCTACTGGTGTGATGCCGTATGAAATCGTATATGGGAAGCTGCCCCAGTTGAAAGCGGTCCTCAGGCTAGATGCTCCCGTTAGCGTCACACGCCCTGACAGTCGCACAGTCGCCTGCCAGAAGATAAGAGCTGCGGCGAAAGAAAAAGCCACACAAGCGCAAGAAAAACAGAAGCGCTATTATGACCGCCGCCGTCGACCTGCCCCGGCGTACAACATTGGAGACGAGGTGTGGGTGCAAAGAGGTGGCAACTGTCCAGGCAAGACGCTACTAGGAAAGTTTGAGGGGCCCTTCACCATCACCGAGCGTGTCGGAGATACATGGCGCGTTGGCACCTCGGATCCAAGCTTTGGACTTGACTGGCGgaaaagaaataacttcgccgTGCACGTGTCGCGCCTCAAGAAAAGATTACGCTGA